In a single window of the Vitis vinifera cultivar Pinot Noir 40024 chromosome 6, ASM3070453v1 genome:
- the LOC132253961 gene encoding uncharacterized protein LOC132253961 encodes MASESGTMGRDPCWKYCTPMEGNKNGTICNYCGLAIKSGGITRFKFHLSHTDPNSNTKKCPNVPPEVKQEIRRLIEQRNKAKAKKAVDIEEIRAELRDTMGRRHRHLIDEDDEENLGGDGGGDDGGGGGGGDDDDDGDDDVYMYPADMHPDERHAYREAVRASKAAEWNRQQQEHFIKGKRKTGESSHPTNPTTRQMRKSQSVRYSDASLPDAPSLYKSSAARQKTVKNLFKGGAIKETMGRLISKFFIYESVPPSKADSHHFKNMIVGAQQAGMGIEPPSPYEIKHKYLDMEYKDMEAYVNIQREKWKTYGCTIMSDGWTGPTKLSIINFMVYSKGSTIFLKSVDASNNIKDNKYIYGLLKDVIKEVGKQNVVQIVTDNGSAFVKAGKLLMKKYNLYWTPCAAHCIDLMFEDIGKRTSVADLITKARKITNFIYNHSWLLAQMRKVCGGDIVRPGATRFATNYIALDSLLKKKANLKKVFISDEWAQHNLSRTLIGKEVESLMFDHAYWERVGKLVSIYEALYTVLRIVDSEVVPTMPFVYELIRVMKENLIRLNAKEWVLEIIADRWDRTLKHPLHAAAFFLNPRFQYKRGVGTDPDLLQAVHEVFAKLDPTSEGLSQFGNEIILFRDAKRGFGDRAAIASRSEMVPAEWWFMYGHHAPTLRRLAIKVLSQTASSSACERNWSTFALIHTKQRNRLAYPMLQQLVFCYYNMKLKIRDMEAEQDKVAEKDYLDLLDIATEVGEEEDNQLFQWVRPLHLDDEDGNPDPRIAAHVREAGVDVDRVLSEEVHTDSFSQDTRDSFQQGISQPAVTSRPSFDSTSVEHSSRPSATGTSASGYDGSRGEGTNDGSDPGNDEGDVRQQQQSGQPLAFTCEDDFTHCTQDEDHGSRRAGPGVGAIGKPYRGRQRRMMPYNEDSLSASFESMSVETQFSDSSNEANIYAPYAMSYGQPPQNLSSSTDEEYERYNYPSSTQMPYYLPHQLQQQGFQTSTWENPGFPIHGQVVGRTQEIYAWHVRTYNQYYRNSMSWYEYCLQQDGLPSSNNNNMMEPHRSSFWY; translated from the exons atggctAGTGAAAGCGGTACCATGGGTCGAGATCCTTGTTGGAAATATTGTACACCTATGGAAGGGAAcaaaaatggaacaatatgCAATTACTGTGGGTTGGCAATAAAGAGTGGTGGGATTACTCGTTTTAAATTTCACCTATCACATACAGACCCtaattcaaatacaaaaaagtgTCCTAACGTGCCTCCAGAAGTGAAACAAGAAATAAGACGACTTATAGAGCAAAGAAATAAGGCAAAAGCGAAGAAAGCTGTTGATATAGAAGAGATTCGAGCAGAACTGCGAGACACAATGGGAAGAAGACATAGGCATTTAATTGATGAGGACGATGAGGAGAACcttggtggtgatggtggtggtgatgatggtggtggtggtggtggtggtgatgatgatgatgatggagatgatgatgtgtatatgtatccggCTGACATGCACCCTGATGAGCGACATGCTTATAGAGAGGCAGTTCGAGCATCAAAAGCTGCTGAATGGAATCGACAACAACAAGAACATTTTataaaaggcaaaagaaaaacag gcGAGTCTTCACATCCAACCAATCCAACAACAAGGCAAATGCGAAAATCGCAAAGTGTTCGATATTCAGATGCATCACTGCCTGATGCACCCTCATTGTACAAATCTTCAGCAGCAAGACAGAAAACTgtaaaaaatcttttcaaaggtGGTGCCATCAAGGAAACCATGGGACGTTTGATCAGTAAGTTCTTCATATATGAGAGTGTTCCGCCAAGTAAAGCAGACTCTCACCACTTCAAGAACATGATTgttggtgcacaacaagcag GTATGGGTATAGAACCGCCGTCTCCTTATGAAATCAAACACAAGTATTTGGATATGGAGTACAAAGACATGGAAGCTTATGTCAATATTCAAAGAGAAAAGTGGAAGACTTATGGATGCACGATTATGTCTGACGGATGGACTGGGCCCACGAAATTaagcataattaatttcatggtataTTCAAAAGGTAGCACAATCTTCCTCAAATCCGTTGATGCATCAAATAatataaaggacaacaaataCATATATGGTTTGTTgaaggatgtgatcaaggaagtTGGCAAACAAAATGTGGTCCAAATAGTTACAGATAATGGGTCGGCATTCGTGAAGGCGGGGAAGTTGTTAATGAAGAAATACAATCTTTATTGGACTCCGTGTGCAGCACATTGCATCGACTTAATGTTCGAAGACATCGGTAAAAGGACGAGTGTTGCAGATCTGATTACAAAGGCTCGAAAGATAACCAACTTCATTTATAACCATAGTTGGTTGCTTGCACAGATGCGGAAGGTGTGTGGTGGAGACATAGTTCGTCCTGGAGCAACAAGATTTGCAACCAATTATATAGCCCTTGACAgtcttttgaaaaagaaagcaaacttGAAGAAAGTGTTTATCAGTGATGAATGGGCACAACACAACTTAAGTCGCACATTAATCGGCAAAGAGGTTGAATCACTTATGTTTGACCATGCGTACTGGGAAAGAGTGGGAAAGTTAGTGTCAATATATGAGGCGCTATACACAGTTCTTCGCATTGTCGATTCAGAAGTTGTTCCtacaatgccatttgtgtacgAATTGATTCGAGTTATGAAAGAGAACCTCATTCGACTTAATGCTAAAGAATGGGTGTTAGAAATAATTGCAGATCGTTGGGATAGAACTCTTAAACATCCTCTTCATGCAGCAG CATTCTTTCTtaatccaagatttcaatataaaCGTGGAGTTGGTACTGATCCTGATCTACTTCAAGCTGTTCATGAAGTCTTTGCGAAATTAGATCCTACATCAGAAGgtcttagtcaatttggaaatgag aTTATACTATTCcgagatgcaaaaagaggattcggtGATCGAGCAGCGATTGCTTCGAGGTCAGAAATGGTTCCCG ctgaatggtggttcatgtatgGACATCACGCTCCTACATTAAGAAGGTTGGCCATCAAGGTTTTATCGCAAACTGCATCATCTTCAgcttgtgagagaaattggagcacgtttgccttaattcatacaaaacaaagaaatcggCTTGCTTACCCGATGCTCCAACAATTAGTTTTCTGTTATTATAACATGAAACTAAAGATACGTGACATGGAAGCAGAACAAGACAAAGTTGCAGAGAAAGATTACCTCGATTTACTTGACATTGCAACTGAGgttggtgaagaagaagataaccaATTGTTTCAATGGGTTAGACCTCTTCATCtagatgatgaagatggaaaTCCCGACCCACGAATTGCCGCACATGTCCGAGAAGCAGGTGTTGATGTTGATCGAGTGTTATCCGAAGAAGTTCATACTGATAGTTTCAGCCAAGACACGAGAGATTCATTTCAACAAGGAATTTCTCAGCCGGCAGTCACTTCTCGACCTTCTTTTGACTCCACGAGTGTTGAAcatagtagtagacctagtgctaCTGGTACTTCTGCTTCCGGTTATGATGGTTCAAGAGGAGAGGGGACCAATGATGGTAGCGACCCTGGAAATGATGAAGGGGATGTtagacaacaacaacaaagtggACAACCATTGGCATTTACTTGTGAAGATGATTTCACACATTGTACTCAAGATGAAGACCACGGCTCTAGAAGAGCCGGTCCAGGTGTTGGAGCCATTGGAAAGCCATATAGAGGAAGACAACGAAGGATGATGCCATACAACGAGGACTCATTGTCGGCCAGTTTTGAGTCGATGAGTGTAGAGACTCAATTCAGTGATTCATCAAACGAAGCCAACATTTATGCCCCTTATGCAATGAGTTATGGTCAGCCTCCTCAAAATCTTTCAAGTTCCACTGATGAAGAGTATGAAAGGTATAACTATCCTTCTTCCACACAAATGCCATACTACCTTCCACATCAGCTGCAACAACAAGGATTTCAAACGAGCACATGGGAAAACCCTGGATTTCCTATCCATGGACAAGTTGTTGGTAGGACTCAAGAAATTTATGCATGGCATGTTCGTACATACAATCAATACTATCGAAACTCCATGTCCTGGTatgaatattgtcttcaacaagatgggctcccttcatctaacaataacaatatgatggaaccacatcgatcttcattttggtattaa
- the LOC100267088 gene encoding amino acid transporter AVT1I, whose product MEAEQRDGFTLTLPPLHVGSTSFFKTCFNGLNALSGVGILSIPYALSSGGWLSLVLLLVIATATFYTGLLLRRCMDAHPNIRTYPDVGERAFGKKERLLVSVFMYTELYLVATGFLILEGDNLHNLFPNMGLEIWGLVIDGRRSFIIIVGLVILPSVLVNNLNILSCISAIGVLACIIILGSILWTGAFDGVGFDEKGTSLNWQGIPTAISLYAFCYCAHPVFPTLYTSMRKKHQFSNVSLKSSIIFYMSNCSVMRR is encoded by the exons ATGGAGGCTGAACAGCGTGATGGGTTCACTCTCACCTTGCCCCCCTTGCATGTGGGCTCTACCTCTTTCTTCAAGACCTGTTTCAATGGACTCAATGCTTTATCAG GAGTTGGGATCCTTTCCATCCCATATGCCCTTTCATCGGGAGGGTGGTTGAGCTTGGTTCTTCTACTTGTTATCGCCACTGCAACTTTCTACACAGGCTTGCTACTCAGAAGATGTATGGATGCCCATCCAAATATCCGAACTTACCCTGATGTTGGCGAGCGAGCATTTGGGAAGAAGGAAAGATTACTCGTATCTGTTTTCATGTATACCGAGCTCTACTTGGTTGCAACAGGCTTTCTAATCCTCGAAGGGGATAATCTACATAATCTGTTTCCGAACATGGGGCTTGAGATTTGGGGATTAGTGATTGATGGGAGACGAAGCTTCATAATCATTGTGGGCCTTGTTATTTTGCCTTCTGTCTTGGTGAACAACCTCAATATTCTTTCTTGTATATCAGCCATCGGTGTTTTAGCTTGTATCATCATTCTTGGCTCAATTCTATGGACCGGGGCCTTTGATGGAGTTGGATTTGATGAGAAGGGAACAAGTCTAAATTGGCAGGGAATCCCCACTGCTATTAGCTTATATGCCTTCTGTTATTGTGCCCATCCGGTCTTCCCCACCTTGTACACTTCTATGAGGAAGAAGCATCAATTTTCTAATGTAAGTTTGAaatcttcaattattttttacatgtcCAATTGTTCAGTGATGCGACGCTAG